One genomic region from Biomphalaria glabrata chromosome 7, xgBioGlab47.1, whole genome shotgun sequence encodes:
- the LOC129927383 gene encoding uncharacterized protein LOC129927383, with protein MFEHYHETDNEDIKAEVEHFTSLATIPEEEETSSTPIPEIDVSLPASNQIDIPKVITLDDIALQQVKDTKVFTDHADFFTSVSETFPVLHFERNSESNNIDNTKFHPPSTQGATFLQKGTNELLQHCCIDGLNSDMFSHCSIEHSNAGHSDTIVLQRQCSSTRKLSFGFGQFLFSPNSNVVQSDIICEIIMTWRQQLHKLKDLFFKFRKRTCTSMSAIQKGSELYISTLHMYYSIFSVT; from the exons atgtttgaacattaccatgaaacagataatgaagacatcaaagcagaagttgaacattttacaagcttagcaactattcctgaggaagaagaaacatcatcaacacccattcctgagatagatgtttcattaccagcatcaaatcaaattgacattcCAAAG gtcatcactctggatgacatagcactacagcaagtgaaggacactaaagtgtttacagaccatgcagatttctttaccagtgtttctgagacatttccagtactgcattttgaaagaaactcagaaagcaataacattgacaacaccaagtttcatcctccgtccactcaaggggcaacttttcttcagaaaggaacaaatgaacttcttcaacattgctgtatcgacggattgaactcagacatgttcagtcattgctctattgaacattctaatgcaGGGCATTCTGataccattgttctacagcgtcaatgttcatcaaccagaaaattgagttttggtttcggacagttcttattttcaccaaactcaaacgtggttcaatcagacattatctgtgagatcattatgacatggagacaacagcttcataaactgaaagaccttttcttcaagtttagaaaacgcacatgcacatccatgtcggcaattcagaagggttccgaactttacatttctactctacatatgtactatagcatatttagtgtcacttga